One part of the Streptomyces lienomycini genome encodes these proteins:
- a CDS encoding Na+/H+ antiporter subunit D yields the protein MNALVPLPVLLPLCVTGLKLAIGPRLHRLQRFISLAVLGAVLVLSVLLMVAADRHGPLSVHLGDFAPPVGITLVADRLAGLMLTVSSAVTLLVLVYSLGQGMADRDDQAPVGVFHPAYLILVAGVSCTFLAGDLVNLYVGFEIMLVASFVLLTIGGTATRIRAGSTYVIISLFSSVLFLVAIAMTYAVAGTVNFAQLALRLQEVPLGVRTLLEAMLLTVFAIKAAVFPLAAWLPDSYPTAPAPVTAVFAGLLTKVGIYSMLRTQTLLFPGHRLGDLLMLAALASMVVGILGAVAQTDLKRVLSFTLISHIGYMVFGIALAGRGSLSGAIVYVAHHITVQTTLFLVAGLIERRDGTTELTRLGGLARAAPLLAVLFFVPAMNLAGIPPLSGFIGKLGLMRAGIEAGGGWAWALVAGSAATSLLTLYVMAKVWNLAFWRDAPPGAEEEGVVLESAEDDEPGDDEEDGEEGRPTGPGNSGTGRGSGTGPRRDTGAGTGGGLPVPAGAVVAAGFLGQSITTTKRLPWPMLAATGVAVALGLSYTVLGGPLTTFTQAAATELLARTPYIEAVLGR from the coding sequence GTGAACGCGCTCGTCCCGCTCCCCGTCCTGCTGCCCCTGTGCGTCACCGGCCTCAAGCTGGCCATCGGGCCCCGCCTCCACCGGCTCCAGCGCTTCATCAGCCTCGCCGTGCTCGGCGCGGTCCTGGTGCTCTCCGTGCTGCTCATGGTGGCCGCCGACCGGCACGGCCCGCTCAGCGTGCACCTCGGCGACTTCGCACCGCCGGTCGGCATCACCCTCGTCGCCGACCGGCTGGCGGGCCTGATGCTCACCGTGTCCAGCGCCGTCACCCTGCTCGTCCTCGTGTACTCGCTGGGCCAGGGCATGGCCGACCGCGACGACCAGGCGCCGGTCGGCGTCTTCCACCCCGCCTACCTCATCCTCGTGGCCGGCGTCTCCTGCACCTTCCTCGCCGGAGACCTCGTCAACCTCTACGTCGGCTTCGAGATCATGCTCGTCGCGAGCTTCGTCCTGCTCACCATCGGCGGCACCGCGACCCGGATCCGCGCCGGATCGACGTACGTGATCATCTCGCTGTTCTCCTCCGTGCTCTTCCTGGTCGCCATCGCCATGACCTACGCGGTCGCGGGCACCGTCAACTTCGCCCAGCTCGCCCTGCGGCTGCAGGAGGTACCGCTCGGGGTGCGCACCCTGCTGGAGGCCATGCTGCTGACGGTCTTCGCGATCAAGGCGGCGGTGTTCCCGCTCGCGGCCTGGCTGCCCGACTCCTACCCGACCGCGCCCGCCCCGGTCACCGCGGTCTTCGCCGGACTGCTGACCAAGGTCGGCATCTACTCGATGCTGCGCACCCAGACCCTGCTCTTCCCCGGCCACCGCCTCGGCGACCTGCTGATGCTCGCCGCCCTCGCCTCCATGGTCGTCGGCATCCTCGGCGCCGTCGCCCAGACCGACCTGAAACGGGTCCTGTCCTTCACCCTCATCAGCCACATCGGCTACATGGTCTTCGGCATCGCGCTCGCCGGGCGCGGCTCCCTCAGCGGCGCGATCGTGTACGTGGCCCACCACATCACCGTGCAGACCACCCTGTTCCTCGTCGCCGGGCTCATCGAGCGGCGCGACGGCACCACGGAACTCACCCGCCTCGGCGGCCTGGCCAGGGCCGCGCCGCTGCTCGCCGTGCTGTTCTTCGTCCCCGCCATGAACCTCGCCGGCATCCCGCCGCTGTCCGGGTTCATCGGCAAGCTCGGCCTGATGCGGGCCGGTATCGAGGCCGGCGGCGGCTGGGCCTGGGCGCTCGTCGCCGGGTCGGCGGCCACCAGCCTGCTCACCCTCTACGTCATGGCGAAGGTCTGGAACCTCGCGTTCTGGCGCGACGCACCGCCCGGCGCCGAGGAGGAGGGCGTCGTACTGGAGTCCGCAGAGGACGACGAACCCGGCGACGACGAGGAGGACGGCGAGGAGGGGAGGCCGACCGGCCCGGGGAACAGCGGCACGGGCCGGGGCAGCGGCACCGGCCCGCGAAGGGACACCGGAGCCGGGACCGGGGGCGGGCTGCCGGTACCCGCGGGAGCCGTCGTCGCCGCGGGCTTCCTGGGGCAGTCCATCACCACCACCAAACGGCTGCCCTGGCCCATGCTGGCCGCCACCGGCGTCGCCGTCGCCCTCGGCCTGTCCTACACCGTGCTCGGCGGCCCCCTCACCACCTTCACCCAGGCCGCCGCCACCGAACTCCTCGCCCGCACCCCCTACATCGAGGCGGTGCTCGGCCGGTGA
- a CDS encoding DUF3140 domain-containing protein: protein MADALELDALWEDFHRAVNMTSAELADWLRVRDSGELTEPLPDDAGPPLGRHVLAILQKRRTDLTEDDLRAMREVVDTVASRTDPENEPRADDTALRHRLMTVGHDPLKP, encoded by the coding sequence ATGGCCGACGCCCTCGAACTCGACGCGCTGTGGGAGGACTTCCACCGCGCGGTGAACATGACCTCCGCGGAACTCGCGGACTGGCTCCGGGTGCGCGACTCCGGTGAGCTGACCGAACCACTGCCGGACGACGCCGGGCCGCCCCTCGGCCGGCACGTCCTCGCGATCCTGCAGAAGCGGCGCACGGACCTGACGGAGGACGACCTGCGCGCCATGCGCGAGGTCGTGGACACCGTGGCCTCGCGGACCGACCCGGAGAACGAGCCGAGGGCCGACGACACGGCGCTCAGGCACCGGCTCATGACGGTCGGTCACGACCCGCTGAAACCGTAG
- a CDS encoding Na+/H+ antiporter subunit E, translating into MSNLFRDRSPYSWSFRVGRGRRVLDLPLVGWLTVIWILLWGTPSWANLVNGVLVAVCLCLAFPLPAVDLGLRLRPLGMLRLGTYLLYDMFSSSVEVTRQIFAKGPYHAAVVAVPLRVRSDLMLTATAVAVSNVPGGSVIELRRATATLFLHVLDAANPGEIEGAQQRVWRMEELVARAFGTAEDIADAARPVPEGDPSP; encoded by the coding sequence GTGAGCAACCTCTTCCGCGACCGTTCCCCCTACAGCTGGTCCTTCCGCGTGGGCCGCGGCCGGCGCGTCCTCGACCTGCCGCTCGTGGGCTGGCTGACCGTCATCTGGATCCTGCTGTGGGGCACCCCCTCCTGGGCCAACCTCGTCAACGGCGTCCTCGTCGCCGTCTGCCTGTGCCTGGCCTTCCCGCTGCCCGCCGTGGACCTCGGCCTGCGGCTGCGCCCCCTGGGCATGCTGCGCCTGGGCACCTACCTGCTGTACGACATGTTCTCCTCCAGCGTCGAGGTCACCCGGCAGATCTTCGCCAAGGGCCCCTACCACGCGGCGGTCGTGGCCGTCCCGCTGCGGGTGCGCAGCGACCTCATGCTCACGGCCACCGCAGTCGCCGTCTCCAACGTCCCCGGCGGCTCCGTGATCGAGCTGCGCCGGGCGACGGCCACCCTGTTCCTGCACGTCCTCGACGCCGCCAACCCCGGCGAGATCGAGGGCGCCCAGCAGCGGGTGTGGCGCATGGAGGAACTCGTCGCCCGCGCCTTCGGCACCGCCGAGGACATCGCGGACGCCGCCCGCCCCGTACCGGAAGGTGACCCCTCGCCGTGA
- a CDS encoding alpha/beta hydrolase encodes MAESREHTLTGTRGRITVREWPAGRPRYVALLVHGYGEHAGRYEEVAGVLTGHGAAVYAPDHTGHGRSDGERVVIEDFEDVVTDLHAVAELARAAHPGLPVVMVGHSMGGLIASRYAQRHPGELTALVLSGPVIGDWELPRRLLALDEIPDTPISPASLSRDPAVGAAYAADPLVWHGPMKRPTLEAFVRTLETVAGSGDVGPLPLLWVHGDDDRLVPLPGSRVGVEPLSGGDLTERIYPGARHELFNETNRAEVFADVTRFLDDVLAR; translated from the coding sequence ATGGCCGAGTCCCGCGAGCACACCCTGACCGGAACGCGCGGACGGATCACCGTCCGCGAGTGGCCGGCCGGGCGTCCCCGCTACGTCGCGCTGCTGGTCCACGGATACGGCGAGCACGCCGGCCGCTACGAAGAGGTGGCCGGCGTCCTCACCGGCCACGGCGCGGCCGTCTACGCGCCGGACCACACCGGGCACGGGCGCTCGGACGGCGAACGGGTGGTGATCGAGGACTTCGAGGACGTGGTCACCGACCTGCACGCCGTGGCGGAGCTGGCCCGGGCCGCCCACCCCGGCCTGCCGGTCGTCATGGTCGGACACTCGATGGGCGGTCTCATCGCCTCCCGCTACGCCCAGCGCCACCCCGGCGAGCTGACGGCCCTGGTGCTGTCGGGCCCCGTCATCGGCGACTGGGAGCTGCCGCGCCGGCTGCTCGCCCTCGATGAGATCCCCGACACCCCGATCAGCCCGGCCTCGCTCTCCCGCGACCCGGCGGTCGGAGCGGCGTACGCGGCGGACCCGCTGGTCTGGCACGGGCCGATGAAGCGGCCGACGCTGGAGGCGTTCGTACGGACGCTGGAGACCGTGGCCGGGAGCGGTGACGTCGGTCCGCTTCCGCTGCTGTGGGTGCACGGGGACGACGACCGGCTGGTGCCGCTGCCCGGCAGCCGCGTCGGCGTCGAGCCGCTGAGCGGCGGGGACCTGACCGAGCGGATCTACCCGGGCGCCCGGCACGAACTCTTCAACGAGACGAACCGGGCGGAGGTCTTCGCGGACGTCACGCGCTTCCTGGACGACGTGCTCGCCCGCTGA
- a CDS encoding type I glutamate--ammonia ligase, with product MSECDPVPGGRPGEVERATALSGELAGRDVHGVVLAYVDTAGIARVKTVPTAKLAAAAAWGVGMSPVFDTFLADDSIVTTDVLGSPDGDLRLYPDLDRLTVLAAQPGWAWAPVDRITQEGVPHTACGRTVLRRTVAEAAERHGITFRAAVEIEWVVSRGNADGDAFVPAVSGPAYGAARQIGLSDCAADLLAALAAQGVDVEQLHPEYAAGQFEISVGALDPVAAADRSVLVRQTIRAVARRHGLRVSFAPAVLGQGVGNGGHLHLSAWRDGTNLHAGGAGRYGMTTEAESFVAGVLGHLPALTALTAPSPASGLRLRPSQWAGVFTAWGRETREAALRIVTGTAGIHDRAANLEVKPVDLAANPYLALASVIAAGLDGLVSSTPLPEEITGDPARLDPADAAARGVRRLPVSLAESVAAFRADGVLRTALGPVLADAVIAVRLGEAGVAEGLDDDGVAAAYRWKY from the coding sequence GTGAGCGAGTGCGATCCCGTGCCCGGCGGGCGCCCCGGCGAGGTCGAGCGGGCCACCGCGCTGAGCGGCGAGCTGGCCGGGCGGGACGTGCACGGCGTCGTACTGGCCTACGTCGACACGGCGGGGATCGCCCGGGTGAAGACCGTGCCCACCGCGAAGCTCGCCGCGGCCGCCGCCTGGGGCGTCGGCATGTCGCCGGTGTTCGACACCTTCCTGGCCGACGACTCGATCGTCACCACCGACGTCCTCGGCTCCCCCGACGGCGACCTGCGCCTCTACCCCGACCTCGACCGGCTGACCGTACTGGCGGCGCAGCCCGGCTGGGCGTGGGCGCCGGTCGACCGGATCACCCAGGAGGGCGTACCGCACACGGCGTGCGGGCGCACCGTCCTGCGCCGGACCGTCGCCGAGGCCGCCGAGCGGCACGGCATCACGTTCAGGGCCGCCGTCGAGATCGAGTGGGTGGTGAGCCGGGGCAACGCGGACGGCGACGCCTTCGTCCCGGCGGTGTCCGGACCGGCGTACGGGGCCGCCCGGCAGATCGGGCTGAGCGACTGCGCCGCCGACCTGCTGGCGGCGCTCGCCGCGCAGGGCGTGGACGTGGAGCAGCTGCATCCCGAGTACGCGGCGGGGCAGTTCGAGATCTCGGTGGGCGCGCTCGACCCGGTGGCGGCGGCCGACCGGAGCGTGCTGGTGCGGCAGACGATCCGGGCCGTGGCACGGCGCCACGGGCTGCGCGTCTCCTTCGCCCCGGCGGTCCTCGGGCAGGGCGTCGGCAACGGCGGGCACCTCCACCTCTCCGCCTGGCGCGACGGGACGAACCTGCACGCGGGCGGGGCCGGCCGGTACGGCATGACCACCGAGGCCGAGTCCTTCGTGGCCGGGGTGCTCGGCCACCTCCCGGCGCTCACGGCGCTGACCGCGCCGAGCCCGGCCAGCGGACTGCGGCTGCGGCCCTCGCAGTGGGCCGGGGTGTTCACCGCCTGGGGCCGCGAGACCCGCGAGGCCGCCCTGCGGATCGTCACCGGCACCGCCGGGATCCACGACCGGGCGGCGAATCTGGAGGTGAAGCCGGTCGACCTGGCCGCCAACCCGTACCTCGCCCTCGCCTCGGTGATCGCCGCCGGCCTGGACGGGCTCGTCTCGTCGACGCCGCTGCCCGAGGAGATCACCGGCGACCCGGCCCGGCTCGACCCCGCCGACGCGGCGGCCCGGGGTGTGCGGCGGCTGCCGGTCTCGCTCGCGGAGTCGGTGGCGGCGTTCCGCGCGGACGGCGTGCTCCGGACCGCGCTGGGACCGGTGCTGGCCGACGCGGTGATCGCGGTACGGCTGGGCGAGGCCGGGGTGGCCGAGGGGCTGGACGACGACGGCGTGGCGGCGGCCTACCGCTGGAAGTACTGA
- a CDS encoding HhH-GDP family DNA glycosylase has protein sequence MGRDQRRVVRALVDAHGQTYAEEAGIRLKDTPQPLYRLLVLAHLLSARISASIAVAAARALGEAGLRDPRRMAGADWQERVDALGRGGYRRYDERTATQLGDGAGLLTERWGGDLRRLREEADGEVPEVRRLLQEFPGVGPTGADIFLREAQLVWPEAAPYLDRKALRGAERLGLPAAPDRLVALAGRAEPAVLAAALVRAAVDKDVAEDTLDRADRPGDRSDG, from the coding sequence GTGGGCCGCGACCAACGCCGGGTCGTGCGCGCTCTCGTCGACGCCCACGGGCAGACGTACGCCGAGGAGGCGGGCATCCGGCTCAAGGACACCCCGCAGCCGCTGTACCGGCTGCTGGTCCTCGCGCACCTGCTGAGCGCCCGCATCAGCGCGTCCATCGCGGTCGCCGCCGCCCGTGCCCTCGGCGAGGCGGGGCTGCGCGACCCGCGCCGCATGGCCGGCGCCGACTGGCAGGAGCGGGTGGACGCGCTGGGCCGCGGCGGCTACCGGCGCTACGACGAGCGCACCGCCACCCAACTCGGCGACGGCGCCGGGCTGCTGACCGAGCGGTGGGGCGGCGACCTGCGCCGGCTGCGCGAGGAGGCGGACGGCGAGGTGCCCGAAGTACGCCGGCTGCTCCAGGAGTTCCCCGGGGTGGGTCCGACCGGCGCGGACATCTTCCTGCGCGAGGCCCAGCTCGTCTGGCCCGAGGCGGCTCCCTACCTGGACCGCAAGGCCCTCCGGGGCGCGGAACGCCTCGGCCTGCCCGCGGCACCCGACCGGCTCGTCGCCCTGGCCGGGAGAGCGGAGCCCGCCGTCCTCGCGGCCGCGCTGGTGCGCGCGGCGGTCGACAAGGACGTGGCCGAGGACACCCTCGACCGCGCGGACCGACCCGGCGACCGATCCGACGGCTGA
- a CDS encoding WhiB family transcriptional regulator encodes MEWLRRAACVDEDPDLFFPVGTAGPALRDTAAAKRVCAGCGVTPECLAFALESGQTSGVWGGTDEAERAALLRPTTPHARTHDEMRDTSWPTPSNSTRCGRTSTAR; translated from the coding sequence ATGGAGTGGTTGCGCCGCGCCGCCTGCGTGGATGAGGACCCCGATCTGTTCTTCCCGGTGGGCACCGCCGGGCCCGCCCTGCGGGACACGGCCGCCGCCAAGCGCGTCTGCGCCGGATGCGGGGTGACGCCCGAGTGCCTGGCGTTCGCCCTGGAGTCGGGGCAGACGTCGGGGGTGTGGGGCGGCACCGACGAGGCGGAGCGCGCCGCCCTGCTCCGGCCGACCACGCCGCACGCACGTACGCACGACGAAATGAGGGACACCTCATGGCCGACGCCCTCGAACTCGACGCGCTGTGGGAGGACTTCCACCGCGCGGTGA
- a CDS encoding amidohydrolase family protein — protein MAAGPVHERLAALELVDHHCHGAVTDDLDRAGFEALLTEGEAWPGVSPFDSPVGLAVRRHCAPLLDLPRHAPPDVYVARRAELGAAEVNRRFLRAAGTGVFCVDTGYAPHPVTGPAELAEAAGAAAYEVVRLEGVAETVAAGGVEPDAYAEAFRTAAWEAVRRPGVVGVKSVAAYRTGFDLDPARPSPPEVTEAAGRWLARGGGRLDDPVLARHLLWTAVDLGRPLQLHTGFGDGDIRLHRVDPALLTDWLHLTAGTIPVLLLHCWPYQRQAAYLSAVFERVYLDVGLTLHHVGPARAGAILAEALEITPFRKLLHSSDAYGVAEFHHLGALAFREGLAGLLQERLDADELSLPDALRLADRAGRDNARRVYRLPGGPMDDG, from the coding sequence GTGGCCGCGGGGCCCGTGCACGAGCGGCTCGCCGCGCTGGAGCTGGTGGACCACCACTGCCACGGCGCGGTCACCGACGACCTGGACCGTGCGGGCTTCGAGGCCCTGCTCACCGAGGGCGAGGCCTGGCCGGGCGTGTCCCCCTTCGACAGTCCCGTCGGTCTCGCCGTGCGCCGCCACTGCGCGCCCCTGCTGGACCTGCCGCGCCACGCGCCGCCGGACGTGTACGTGGCCCGACGAGCGGAGCTGGGCGCCGCCGAGGTCAACCGGCGGTTCCTGCGGGCCGCGGGCACCGGCGTGTTCTGCGTGGACACGGGGTACGCCCCGCACCCGGTGACGGGTCCGGCCGAGCTGGCGGAGGCGGCCGGCGCGGCGGCGTACGAGGTGGTGCGGCTGGAGGGGGTCGCGGAGACGGTGGCGGCGGGCGGTGTCGAGCCGGACGCGTACGCGGAGGCGTTCCGCACCGCCGCCTGGGAGGCGGTGCGGCGGCCGGGCGTGGTGGGCGTCAAGTCGGTCGCGGCCTACCGCACCGGCTTCGACCTGGACCCGGCCCGGCCCTCGCCCCCCGAGGTCACGGAGGCCGCCGGGCGCTGGCTCGCGCGCGGCGGGGGACGGCTCGACGACCCGGTGCTCGCGCGGCACCTGCTGTGGACGGCCGTGGACCTCGGGCGGCCCCTGCAACTGCACACCGGGTTCGGTGACGGCGACATCCGCCTGCACCGGGTGGACCCCGCTCTGCTGACCGACTGGCTGCACCTGACCGCCGGCACGATCCCGGTCCTGCTGCTGCACTGCTGGCCCTACCAGCGCCAGGCGGCCTACCTGTCCGCGGTCTTCGAGCGCGTGTACCTGGACGTGGGGCTCACCCTGCACCACGTCGGCCCGGCCCGGGCGGGCGCGATCCTCGCGGAGGCGCTGGAGATCACTCCGTTCCGCAAGCTGCTGCACAGTTCCGACGCCTACGGGGTGGCCGAGTTCCACCACCTGGGGGCGCTGGCCTTCCGCGAGGGGCTGGCCGGGCTGTTGCAGGAGCGGCTGGACGCCGACGAACTGTCCCTGCCGGACGCGCTGCGCCTCGCGGACCGGGCGGGGCGTGACAACGCCCGCCGGGTCTACCGGCTGCCCGGCGGCCCGATGGACGACGGCTGA
- a CDS encoding NUDIX hydrolase family protein translates to MTETTPGWLTTDDLEMARARMPILYVEAVPVRVDDSGEVTSVGLLLRIGPDGTVSRTLVSGRVLHHERVRDALLRHLEKDLGPVALPRVPSSLQPFTVAEYFPTYGVTPYHDPRQHAVSLAYVVPVTGDCRPRQDALDLVWFDPREALSEAVRSEMPGGHGVLLRQALAHVGCVG, encoded by the coding sequence ATGACCGAAACCACGCCGGGCTGGCTGACGACGGACGACCTGGAGATGGCACGCGCCCGCATGCCGATCCTGTACGTCGAGGCGGTGCCCGTGCGCGTCGACGACAGCGGCGAAGTCACCAGCGTCGGCCTGCTCCTGCGCATCGGGCCCGACGGGACGGTCAGCCGGACGCTGGTCTCCGGCCGGGTGCTGCACCACGAGCGGGTGCGCGACGCCCTGCTGCGTCATCTGGAGAAGGACCTCGGGCCGGTGGCGCTGCCCCGGGTGCCGTCCTCGCTCCAGCCGTTCACGGTGGCCGAGTACTTCCCCACGTACGGGGTCACGCCGTACCACGACCCCCGGCAGCACGCGGTGTCCCTCGCCTACGTGGTGCCGGTGACCGGTGACTGCCGGCCCCGGCAGGACGCGCTCGACCTGGTCTGGTTCGATCCGCGCGAAGCCCTGTCCGAGGCGGTGCGGAGCGAGATGCCGGGCGGGCACGGGGTGCTGCTCAGGCAGGCGCTCGCGCACGTGGGCTGCGTGGGCTGA
- a CDS encoding monovalent cation/H+ antiporter complex subunit F, with protein sequence MLIASLVMILAAGALLLYRIWYGPSMLDRAVSLDVTAALIIAGIGVKAAHDRDSFYFPVMLVLAFLGFTGSVGIARFIAVRDRPSVRADGKQDHR encoded by the coding sequence ATGCTGATCGCCTCGCTCGTGATGATCCTCGCCGCCGGCGCACTGCTGTTGTACCGGATCTGGTACGGCCCCTCGATGCTGGACCGCGCCGTCTCCCTGGACGTGACCGCGGCGCTCATCATCGCCGGCATCGGCGTCAAGGCCGCCCACGACCGCGACTCCTTCTACTTCCCCGTGATGCTGGTGCTCGCCTTCCTCGGGTTCACCGGCTCGGTGGGCATCGCCCGCTTCATCGCCGTACGCGACCGGCCCTCCGTGCGGGCGGACGGCAAGCAGGACCACCGGTGA
- the mnhG gene encoding monovalent cation/H(+) antiporter subunit G, with the protein MNAWADAADLAGAVLMLLGCLQCLLGVIGMLRFPDVLSRSHAATKPQTLGMLLVLVGVGLRLRHGTDVGTLALIAFFQFLTSPVASHLVARSAYRTGQTGSRGLLRDDLDPQLSDEGGAGEQP; encoded by the coding sequence GTGAACGCCTGGGCGGACGCCGCCGACCTGGCCGGGGCGGTCCTGATGCTCCTCGGCTGCCTCCAGTGCCTGCTCGGGGTGATCGGCATGCTGCGCTTCCCCGACGTGCTCTCCCGCAGCCACGCCGCCACCAAACCGCAGACCCTCGGGATGCTCCTCGTCCTGGTCGGGGTGGGGCTGAGGCTGCGCCACGGCACCGACGTGGGCACCCTCGCGCTGATCGCCTTCTTCCAGTTCCTCACCAGCCCGGTCGCCTCCCACCTGGTGGCCCGCTCCGCCTACCGCACCGGGCAGACGGGGTCCCGGGGCCTGCTCCGCGACGACCTGGACCCGCAGCTGAGCGACGAGGGCGGCGCCGGGGAGCAGCCGTAG
- a CDS encoding thiolase family protein, whose product MRPVHFAAARRTPIGKLRGSLSTVRPDDLAAAVIRGLVAEVPALDPARIDDVYWGAANQAGEDNRNVARMAALLAGLPETVPGATVNRLCASGLEAVTTAARTIAAGEADVVLAGGSESMSRAPFVLPRPDEALPHRIETADTRLGWRLVNPAMKDLHGLLAMGETAEEVAERYGVPRERQDAFALRSHRLAAEARRNGHFADEILPVERPDGVVVDTDECVREDTSLEKLGRLKPVFRPGGTVTAGNASPMNDGAAGLLLVSEEALNDLGLESLGRYVAGGSAGVHPDVMGIGPVPATRKVLARAGWSVGDLAEAEFNEAFAAQALACVDRLGIDPALVNPTGGAIALGHPLGCSGARILTTLLHRMRRTGAARGLATMCVGVGQGSAVLVERH is encoded by the coding sequence GTGCGTCCCGTCCACTTCGCGGCCGCCCGCCGCACCCCGATCGGCAAGCTGCGCGGCTCCCTGTCGACCGTACGGCCCGACGACCTCGCCGCCGCGGTGATCCGGGGCCTGGTCGCCGAGGTCCCCGCGCTCGACCCCGCCCGGATCGACGACGTGTACTGGGGCGCCGCCAACCAGGCAGGCGAGGACAACCGCAACGTCGCCCGGATGGCCGCCCTGCTCGCCGGCCTGCCCGAGACCGTGCCCGGCGCCACCGTGAACCGGCTGTGCGCCTCCGGCCTCGAGGCCGTCACCACCGCCGCCCGCACCATCGCCGCCGGAGAGGCCGACGTGGTGCTCGCGGGCGGCTCCGAGTCCATGAGTCGTGCCCCCTTCGTGCTGCCCCGCCCCGACGAGGCACTGCCGCACCGCATCGAGACGGCCGACACCCGGCTCGGCTGGCGCCTGGTCAACCCGGCGATGAAGGACCTGCACGGCCTGCTGGCCATGGGGGAGACCGCCGAGGAGGTCGCCGAGCGGTACGGCGTCCCGCGCGAGCGCCAGGACGCGTTCGCCCTGCGCAGCCACCGCCTGGCCGCCGAGGCACGCAGGAACGGTCACTTCGCCGACGAGATCCTCCCCGTCGAGCGCCCCGACGGCGTGGTCGTCGACACCGACGAGTGCGTCCGCGAGGACACGTCCCTGGAGAAGCTGGGCCGCCTGAAGCCCGTCTTCCGCCCCGGCGGCACGGTCACCGCGGGCAACGCCTCCCCGATGAACGACGGCGCCGCTGGCCTCCTCCTGGTCAGCGAGGAGGCCCTGAACGACCTCGGTCTCGAATCCCTCGGCCGCTACGTCGCGGGCGGCTCGGCGGGTGTCCACCCGGACGTCATGGGCATCGGCCCGGTCCCCGCCACCCGCAAGGTCCTCGCCCGGGCCGGCTGGAGCGTCGGCGACCTCGCGGAGGCCGAGTTCAACGAGGCGTTCGCCGCCCAGGCCCTCGCCTGCGTCGACCGGCTCGGCATCGACCCCGCCCTGGTCAACCCCACCGGCGGCGCCATCGCGCTGGGCCACCCGCTCGGCTGCTCCGGCGCCCGCATCCTCACCACCCTGCTCCACCGCATGCGCCGCACGGGAGCCGCCCGCGGGCTGGCCACCATGTGCGTGGGCGTGGGCCAGGGAAGCGCGGTCCTCGTCGAACGCCACTAG